One Sus scrofa isolate TJ Tabasco breed Duroc chromosome 1, Sscrofa11.1, whole genome shotgun sequence DNA segment encodes these proteins:
- the MRO gene encoding protein maestro isoform X1: MDQTQRRMLGQPLSIPTAQPKKKSMMSFFSKVSWKLKLQKREPLKNGVLVLAERARDPSVKKRHMAMRGLGALACETPDKVRKYKKIVLDLLVHGLYDPVSSDVVHESLKTLTIILGKIQGKGLGPFFIDVTLQTRTLLDDENDSLRYSAFVLFGQLAAFAGRKWKRFFTRQVQQTQDSLLTHLQDRNPQVAKACKTTFQACSPYLRPRKEYSFWSEEDQVNPKLCWQLIHCHPELLQFFYANKIL; encoded by the exons aTGGACCAAACACAGAGAAGAATGTTGGGCCAGCCCCTTTCCATCCCCACTGCCCAGCCTAAGAAGAAATCAATGATGTCTTTCTTTTCCAAG GTCTCTTGGAAACTGAAGCTCCAGAAGCGGGAGCCTCTGAAGAATGGTGTTTTGGTCTTGGCAGAGAGAGCCCGGGACCCCAGTGTTAAAAAGCGTCATATGGCCATGAGAGGCCTGGGAGCCCTGGCCTGTGAAACCCCGGACAAG GTGAGAAAGTACAAGAAGATTGTCCTAGACCTGCTGGTGCATGGACTGTACGACCCTGTGAGTTCTGACGTCGTCCATGAGAGCTTGAAGACCCTGACCATCATCCTGGGCAAGATCCAGGGGAAAGGCTTGGGGCCCTTCTTCATAGACGTCACCCTTCAGACCAGGACTTTGCTAGATGAT GAAAATGACAGCCTGAGGTACTCAGCCTTTGTCTTGTTTGGGCAACTGGCGGCCTTTGCTGGGAGGAAGTGGAAGAGATTTTTCACCCGTCAGGTGCAGCAGACTCAAGATTCCCTCCTGACCCACTTACAGGATCGGAATCCCCAGGTTGCCAAG GCTTGCAAAACAACTTTTCAAGCCTGTTCTCCGTATCTGAGACCAAGGAAGGAATACAGCTTCTGGAGCGAAGAGGATCAAGTGAACCCTAAACTCTGCTGGCAGCTG ATCCACTGTCATCCAGAGCTCCTGCAGTTCTTCTATGCAAATAAAATTCTCTAA